In the genome of Engraulis encrasicolus isolate BLACKSEA-1 chromosome 21, IST_EnEncr_1.0, whole genome shotgun sequence, the window ttggatcattaataagttgatccaaaaatagacttgagaaaacatctctaagatgtttggaggcatcagttagccagtcaatattaaaatccccaagaaccagaacttctgagtcagtgaatctagatatcaattctgcaagctgatctatggatttagaatcagctgacgggggtctataaatcccaaccattagctgtggttgcaccaccctaacgTGACATTGACCCATTTCACTCCCCTTGTTACGTTATTTAACTGCGGTTGATAGCCAATCCGAAGCTGTGGGTGCAGAACTCCCGGTgtctgacgtgtgctactactaaaacgtcatcgACCCATTTAACATTAAAGCACTTCCCCCTCTTGCGTTATTTACCTGCAGTGCGATGTTTATAGCGCGGTTGATGGCCAATCCGAAGCACTGATCAGATCTCCCGGTGTCTGACATCATCGACCCATTTTttgtttgaagaaggccagacggccgaaacgtcacttcaccattaaaatatggagcagagtgtgaggcattcttttctttttctttaacagtCATCGACCCATTTAACATTAAAGCACTTCCCCCTCTTGCGTTATTTACCTGCAGTGCGATGTTGATGGCGCGGTTGATGGCCAATCCCAGGCCGTGGATGCAGATCTCCCGGTGTCCGCCTGCCCCTCCCCCGTCCAGGAGCTTCTGGCATCGCGCCAGCTGGGCCTTGAAGTAAAGATGGGCGATACGGCAAAATTATCACATCACGATtcttttaaaggaccagttcagtcaatttcaatatgctgttgtattgctcacgctactcttgatttgttagtacccggtgatgccacatttttcggctcagccctttccgagatgtgagcaattctaatgggggcagcgtttgtttacatttggaaaaaaaaggaaaataggcctactccaaataatttcccaaaaggtactgctgtttgctagttgtctgctgatgtttcatGACCttctggatgtttttgggaataaataaaaaagtttttttttaaatgtaaacaaagcgctgcccccattacaatgaccaggatctcggaaacggctgaagaggaaggaaaacaaatctcaggtactgacaagtaagcattacaactgcatgttgaaattgattgaactgtccctttaacataacaTCTCGAttccgattttttatcacgatcttccatcgaaaaaataaaaacaaccttCATATACATGCAATTTGTAGTTTGCAGTTAATACTATgttagagggacactgtgcaggaaatggtcaaagaaggtactgcaactatgctgctcattgaaactgtgtcgcctattgccaaatttgaccttttcatgatagtttactaagtaatagactaatattttctagtatggcccaagtacagtcatttttgcagctaaaaatggctatttctggaaattcaaaatggcagaccatggagaagatcccccttttcatgtatgaaaagtgcaatttttccagacataatgaatacttagaatttcatggtggtggtaagtattcatgaaaaaggtaacattagtgaatgggtaacatgaattctggaaatgaacaactaaaaatctctcaGTGTCccgttaacacactgatgacactgatCAAGTGCaaaattggaatacaataatgtaactAATAAAAGTGAAggcaacaacacaagtaagtaataAACATCAgtctgatggagtgaccatcactagggttgtgggtgtgttctgactaacataccaaggagcctggctctttggtgtagcggtcagagccccagtttactactccagaaggtctgggtacATCagtctgatactgatagtaaacattcTCACTGCAAGACTATCTATaagatttctccactttggcagattcacgatttaaccctttgaggagtaccatcacaaataagtgaatagaattttgccaaaatgttgagttctcattatgatgtcataaagactttgtgagatttttaacacagacttctatgggagctgtagagtgttctgTAGAACTGGggaaaaagtccttactcctcagtATCGtcatatcacgattcacgatttaatatcgtcatatcgcccacccctaccttgAAGTCCGTCTTCATGTTAACGTAGACATCGTTGCGGCGTTTGGGCAGCTTGCGCGGCAGCCGCTTGCGGAGCGTGTACTCCACCGGGTCCATCTCCACGGCAACCATGGGAGCGTCTGTGATtccggaggaggaggacgaggtggtggtggtgatgttggtggcgGTGGAGGAAGGGGGGGCCGTGGGCACCACGCCTGTGGGAACACCGCCGCGAaggtcggccatcttggattgcTAGGTGGCGTTCAGGCTGAAGAGCAggcaaagagaggaagaggaagagtaataatgaattataataacaacaacaatataatttttttttataaGACTGAGGatggtgcagaggaggagagagagaaataggcagcatgaatactGCAAATAAACGGCTAAGGAACCATACAAAACTCCTtcctttattcattcattcaagtaaTAAGATGATTCATCAGTGCAGAAAGTACAAAGAGGATTTTTAATTaataatgagtaggcctacgtttCATTCTAAGCATACTCCTGGGTTTTCCCCTGCACCTTCAAGAGAACAAACACctcccaccttgactaggtcccctgaaaagacagATTTCTATTGTGGCAGGTGGGGTAAAGGGAAGA includes:
- the pop7 gene encoding ribonuclease P protein subunit p20, with product MADLRGGVPTGVVPTAPPSSTATNITTTTSSSSSGITDAPMVAVEMDPVEYTLRKRLPRKLPKRRNDVYVNMKTDFKAQLARCQKLLDGGGAGGHREICIHGLGLAINRAINIALQLQASSQGALQLAANTSTVELVDDLEPDDPDADMGEPMTRTRNNSAIHIKVFYPDPQSSS